A window from Hemibagrus wyckioides isolate EC202008001 linkage group LG19, SWU_Hwy_1.0, whole genome shotgun sequence encodes these proteins:
- the tmem121b gene encoding transmembrane protein 121B has protein sequence MIADIRKANSVASCVRAEAAIYPDSPVSSAPENGQLLLRSGACTRGTSTSASSANADRGSTDSASAAARAMTSGCEFPPSAPPFVPRSAKNLFYKVLCFALLVLQGGILDFYLIAFTDLYWCSWIATDLVVVSGWAIFFVRNARSKRERACGFRQKSSLFGCHLGEFAFAHLAWLVYVIACAPKVALVLQTSILELVAREVPLGAAGFEATALLAAPLLFCLINSLVEDPHGAPRYHSQSCFVNTCVDVLDSFTLVDLLLVQNEIPNNAYLKYGVMAAYFVALVVPVLWLYELSAASRMRCRWMCARFLSGVLLDAPLLAVRCLLVLLYDMPVSLFMFKNVFFLACKCLELVEQCASLRSVRRLARGGDPAQFSHCVSENDMCPRGYVNTLAVNTQP, from the coding sequence ATGATCGCGGACATTCGTAAAGCGAACTCCGTGGCCAGCTGTGTTCGAGCCGAAGCAGCGATCTACCCAGACTCCCCCGTGTCCTCGGCACCGGAGAACGGCCAGCTTCTCCTCCGCAGCGGCGCGTGCACGAGGGGCACGAGCACGAGCGCATCCAGCGCCAACGCGGACCGAGGCAGCACGGACAGCGCCTCCGCGGCGGCTCGCGCCATGACCTCTGGTTGCGAATTCCCGCCGTCTGCGCCGCCCTTCGTCCCGCGTTCCGCCAAGAACCTCTTCTACAAGGTGCTGTGTTTCGCCTTGCTCGTGCTGCAGGGCGGTATCCTGGACTTCTACCTCATAGCGTTCACCGACCTGTACTGGTGCTCATGGATAGCCACGGACCTTGTGGTGGTCTCTGGCTGGGCCATCTTCTTCGTCCGCAACGCTAGGAGCAAGCGCGAGCGAGCGTGTGGCTTCCGTCAAAAGAGCTCGCTCTTCGGCTGTCACCTGGGCGAGTTCGCATTCGCACACCTCGCGTGGCTCGTCTACGTGATCGCGTGCGCGCCGAAGGTGGCGCTCGTGCTGCAGACGTCTATCCTGGAGCTTGTGGCGCGCGAGGTGCCGTTGGGCGCAGCCGGCTTTGAGGCCACCGCGCTTCTCGCAGCGCCGCTGCTCTTCTGCCTCATTAACTCGCTGGTGGAGGATCCGCACGGCGCGCCGCGCTACCACTCACAGAGCTGCTTCGTGAACACGTGCGTAGATGTGCTGGACAGCTTCACGCTCGTAGATTTGCTGCTCGTGCAAAACGAGATCCCCAACAACGCGTACCTGAAGTACGGAGTGATGGCGGCGTACTTCGTGGCGCTGGTTGTGCCGGTGCTTTGGCTCTACGAGCTTTCCGCTGCCTCGCGGATGCGCTGCCGCTGGATGTGCGCGCGTTTCCTTAGCGGCGTGCTGCTCGACGCGCCTCTGCTCGCCGTCAGATGCTTGCTCGTGTTGCTTTACGACATGCCCGTGTCACTTTTTATGTTCAAGAACGTCTTTTTCTTGGCGTGCAAGTGCCTGGAGTTGGTGGAGCAGTGCGCCAGCCTGAGGAGTGTGCGCAGACTAGCGCGCGGAGGAGACCCGGCCCAGTTCTCCCACTGCGTCTCGGAGAACGACATGTGCCCGCGCGGCTACGTTAACACGCTGGCTGTTAACACTCAGCCCTAg
- the il17ra1a gene encoding interleukin 17 receptor A1a, translated as MAVKSLTAALFLFCISGVSCLRIANRSSLTCNQMVPCEIKINNCIYKEWLKPQNFTPTSPVDLKVRVDIATDENGYSVPVIVADWKARDDGSIIHLTGTEFQVTKQGSGEHFCVHYMFLKHITTMRNELGEQWSFFLDKVVVDPGETYLVSVSNLPKPNIAYTSYNINKTIQVPGCKSPAMRSTQICIENGENWNPNISMVRSGPRDRMLFITFDTNEHSENYKVHVKCKQHKETQNLTKEKRSSLNVTFDLEAWPHTCCSFTVEIQPFFKCGHDCLRKSRSFNICQDPTKSPEVADDLWKIFTGLFVLFCGLCAICFICLRYRKQQKGPETLMSCPSTSDDLPNAERSVLIIYSRDHPKYTDIVLKLCAFLRAKCGTEVYLDLLDTASIGAMGRLQWTELQKRRIEQSSDKVLVLCSRGVQAKWGAMCGGPRVLLREDVCSPMGDMLTLALQLITPDMQRPASYGKYLVAYFEDISDERNVPSMFDLAVKYKLMKHFEELFFRILDLEKYQKGKVHTIKGIGIDDYINCPSGKALRDAIETFQAYQLENPDWFEKECLDSEDEVPVTEISPILNECPPQVLKCDPVLNYGPSVCECKVEVHHADQTHSVCSTEIPHLNRDFQEFSVQEVQPAYQVYSLHPAVEAPLGIHKAGVYHADSENHPCLLVEPALREPLPSSRNEIFVNGEPLPEVSPATDKEEALKKLLNLQVSLVSVDITAPPPSVDDQFQTSWDMHSSQPVEMDESQVEDTSGRRQSRWSDQGYSSRDSMVREDPPPSSLVALAKLQEALYLNSPISSGFCTETMES; from the exons ATGGCTGTGAAGAGTTTAACAgctgctttattcctcttctgTATCTCTGGGGTGTCATGTCTACGCATCGCCAACAGGTCCTCTCTGACCTGCAACCAAATG GTTCCATGTGAAATTAAGATAA ataactgtatatataaagaATGGCTAAAACCGCAGAATTTCACTCCGACCAGTCCAGTGGATCTAAAGGTTCGTGTAGACATCGCGACGGATGAGAACGGATACTCGGTGCCTGTGATTGTGGCAGACTGGAAAGCAAGGGATGATG GGAGCATTATACATTTGACTGGAACGGAGTTTCAGGTGACAAAACAGGGCAGCGGTGAGCATTTCTGCGTCCATTACATGTTCCTCAAGCACATTACTACAATGAGAAATGAATTAGGTGAACAG TGGTCGTTTTTTCTGGACAAGGTGGTTGTTGATCCAGGTGAGACGTATTTGGTGTCAGTCTCCAACCTCCCCAAGCCAAACATCGCTTACACCAGTTACAACATTAACAAAACTATCCAGGTCCCAG GTTGTAAAAGTCCTGCTATGCGGTCGACTCAGATCTGTATTGAAAACG GAGAAAACTGGAATCCCAACATCTCCATGGTGAGGTCAGGGCCTCGGGACAGGATGCTCTTTATTACTTTTGACACCAATGAGCATTCTGAAAATTATAAAGTCCATGTGAAGTGCAAGCAACACAAAGAAACCCAGAATCTCACTAAG GAAAAAAGGTCCTCCCTAAATGTCACATTTGACCTTGAAGCTTGGCCACACACATGCTGCAGTTTCACTGTGGAG ATCCAGCCCTTCTTTAAGTGTGGACATGACTGCTTACGGAAGAGTAGGAGTTTCAATATATGTCAAG ACCCAACAAAGTCACCCGAAGTTGCAGATGATTTGTGGAAGATTTTTACTGGGTTGTTTGTCTTATTCTGTGGTCTTTGTGCCATTTGCTTCATTTGTTTGCGCTACAGGAAGCAGCAGAAGG GTCCAGAAACACTCATGTCTTGCCCCTCCACTTCAGATGATCTCCCTAATGCTGAGCGTTCAGTGCTAATCATCTACTCAAGAGACCACCCAAAATATACCGATATAGTGCTGAAGCTCTGTGCCTTCTTGAGGGCCAAATGTGGTACAGAGGTTTACTTGGACCTCCTGGACACAGCGTCAATTGGAGCCATGGGCCGCCTGCAATGGACGGAATTACAGAAGCGTCGTATAGAGCAATCTTCTGACAAAGTGCTGGTCCTCTGTTCACGAGGAGTGCAGGCCAAGTGGGGGGCCATGTGTGGCGGACCTCGAGTCCTCTTACGTGAGGATGTTTGTTCACCAATGGGGGACATGCTGACACTCGCCCTGCAGCTTATTACACCCGACATGCAGCGGCCCGCCTCTTATGGCAAGTACCTGGTAGCGTATTTTGAGGATATAAGTGACGAACGTAATGTGCCTTCCATGTTTGACCTGGCGGTCAAATACAAGCTAATGAAGCACTTCGAAGAGCTCTTCTTTCGGATCCTGGATTTGGAAAAATATCAGAAGGGGAAGGTGCACACAATCAAGGGCATTGGCATTGATGACTATATCAACTGCCCATCAGGCAAAGCTTTGAGGGACGCCATTGAAACCTTCCAGGCTTACCAGTTGGAGAATCCGGACTGGTTTGAAAAGGAGTGCTTAGACAGTGAAGATGAGGTTCCGGTAACCGAGATAAGCCCTATTCTTAATGAGTGTCCCCCACAGGTTCTTAAGTGTGATCCTGTGCTCAACTATGGACCCTCTGTATGCGAGTGTAAGGTGGAGGTACACCATGCGGACCAGACTCATAGTGTCTGCTCCACTGAAATACCACATCTTAACCGGGATTTTCAGGAATTTTCTGTTCAAGAAGTCCAGCCAGCATACCAGGTATATTCCCTTCATCCAGCTGTGGAAGCCCCACTTGGTATCCACAAAGCTGGGGTGTACCATGCAGATTCAGAGAACCATCCCTGCCTTTTAGTTGAACCTGCACTACGGGAACCATTACCATCGAGTAGGAACGAGATATTTGTGAACGGAGAGCCACTTCCCGAGGTCTCCCCTGCCACTGATAAAGAGGAGGCCCTTAAGAAACTACTGAACCTCCAGGTCTCCCTGGTATCTGTTGATATTACAGCTCCTCCACCCTCGGTGGATGATCAGTTCCAGACATCTTGGGATATGCACTCATCGCAGCCAGTGGAGATGGATGAGAGTCAGGTGGAAGACACCTCAGGAAGGAGACAATCTAGATGGTCAGATCAAGGATATAGCTCAAGAGACTCTATGGTAAGGGAGGATCCTCCTCCATCTTCTCTTGTTGCACTGGCTAAATTGCAGGAAGCCCTATACCTAAACAGTCCCATCTCATCCGGATTCTGCACAGAGACAATGGAGAGTTGA